The following proteins are encoded in a genomic region of Reichenbachiella sp.:
- a CDS encoding DUF2911 domain-containing protein: protein MKIKTNIKALFTAAIVALLCWEVSAQNVTTPRAVVPAGEMTQTIGISTVNIKYSRPRVTLRGNDRTGNIWGTLIPWGFEATTFVDGSNIPWRAGANENTIITFSDDVKIEGKDLAAGTYGLHMAVYEDGKATVIFSNNSSSWGSFYYKEAEDALRVDVQSMDIAHTEVLTYDVINMDNTSATVALKWEKKAIPFKVEYDVHSIVIANFKDELRSIPGFGWQGLNQAANYCAQNNVELEQGLAWVDRSIANTKNFNNLSTKGQLLTAMGKTSEAQAIMDESVAIANVGQLNFLGYQMLGQQKYDKAIEYFTLNAKRNPKNANCWDSLGEAYKTKGDNKNAIKYLKKSLSMNPAANVKANSIKLLKEMGVDTSSYES from the coding sequence ATGAAGATAAAAACTAACATCAAAGCACTTTTTACAGCTGCGATCGTCGCATTGCTGTGCTGGGAGGTAAGTGCCCAAAACGTAACTACTCCTCGAGCAGTTGTACCTGCCGGTGAGATGACCCAAACTATCGGGATCTCGACAGTAAATATCAAATACTCACGACCTAGAGTTACACTCAGAGGAAATGACCGTACCGGAAACATCTGGGGCACTTTGATCCCTTGGGGTTTTGAGGCTACTACATTTGTAGATGGCAGCAATATTCCATGGAGAGCAGGAGCCAATGAAAACACGATTATCACATTCTCAGATGATGTAAAAATTGAAGGAAAAGATTTAGCTGCCGGTACTTACGGCTTGCATATGGCTGTTTATGAAGATGGAAAAGCCACAGTAATATTCTCCAACAACAGCAGTTCGTGGGGGAGTTTCTATTACAAAGAAGCCGAAGACGCACTTAGGGTGGACGTTCAATCTATGGACATTGCACACACAGAAGTGTTGACCTATGATGTAATTAATATGGATAACACCAGCGCTACAGTTGCATTGAAATGGGAGAAAAAAGCCATTCCATTCAAAGTGGAGTATGATGTTCACAGCATTGTGATTGCTAACTTCAAAGATGAGTTAAGGTCGATCCCAGGTTTTGGCTGGCAAGGACTTAACCAAGCGGCTAACTATTGCGCACAAAACAATGTAGAACTAGAGCAAGGGCTTGCCTGGGTAGATCGGTCGATAGCCAACACAAAAAACTTCAACAATCTTTCAACCAAAGGTCAGCTATTGACAGCGATGGGCAAAACATCAGAAGCCCAGGCGATCATGGATGAATCTGTAGCTATAGCCAATGTGGGGCAGCTTAACTTCCTCGGCTATCAAATGCTAGGCCAGCAGAAGTATGACAAGGCGATAGAGTACTTCACACTTAATGCAAAAAGAAATCCTAAGAATGCCAACTGCTGGGATAGCTTAGGCGAAGCGTATAAAACAAAAGGAGATAACAAGAATGCGATCAAATACTTGAAAAAGTCTCTTTCCATGAACCCTGCAGCTAACGTAAAAGCCAATTCAATCAAATTATTGAAAGAAATGGGGGTAGACACAAGTAGCTACGAATCATAA
- a CDS encoding DUF1801 domain-containing protein, with protein sequence MQSSATSVQEYLESLPDDRKDAIMKVREIILQNLPKGIEETMNWGMISYEVPLDVYPDTYNKKPLMFAALASQKNHMAVYLSGIYCDPALREKFEMDYKASGKKMDMGKSCVRFKKLENLPLDVIGWAIGAADMETFVLFAKENRRK encoded by the coding sequence ATGCAAAGCTCAGCGACCTCTGTACAAGAATATCTCGAATCCCTTCCGGATGATCGAAAAGATGCCATTATGAAAGTAAGAGAAATCATCCTTCAAAATTTACCCAAAGGCATAGAGGAAACAATGAATTGGGGCATGATAAGCTACGAAGTGCCACTTGATGTTTATCCTGATACTTACAACAAAAAACCTTTGATGTTTGCTGCATTAGCCTCCCAGAAAAATCATATGGCGGTTTACCTTAGCGGAATCTATTGTGACCCAGCGCTGCGAGAAAAGTTTGAAATGGATTATAAGGCCAGCGGAAAGAAAATGGATATGGGCAAAAGTTGTGTCCGTTTCAAAAAACTAGAAAATCTTCCGCTGGATGTCATAGGTTGGGCCATTGGCGCTGCCGATATGGAAACTTTCGTATTATTCGCGAAAGAGAATAGAAGGAAATGA
- a CDS encoding TonB-dependent receptor, with translation MNKILLAKLLVCLAFYTQAQNTISGYVKDASNGETLIGATVLIKGSSQGVITNVYGFYSITLPQDVYEVEYRYIGYQPIAQSVDLSENRRIDVELFSDSQQLEEVVISAEPEDVNVSGIQMSSNKLDIETITKIPSFMGEADVLRSIQMVPGVATVGEGASGFNVRGGSVGQNMVLLDEAPVYNSSHMLGFFSVFNPDAVKDVNLIKGGIPARYGGRISSVLDIRMKEGNSKEFAAQGGIGTIFSRVAVEAPIVKDKASFIIAARRSYIDVFAKAFTDALDGGAALNFYDLTMKTNWNINEKNRVYLSGYFGRDNFKFDANQGFNWGNKTATLRWNHIFTDRIFANFTAFFSDYDYVLAFGEDEMDQFDWNSRILNYDFKPEFTYFVNPNNEVSFGGELLFLKFEPANAVGVSNGESQDISLPSKNALESALYISNDQKIGQSIQLQYGLRYSHFSLLGSGVAYTYGDTIPGTRRPVIGAEEFDSRESIQSYDNFEPRFSVKYQLNKYNSFKASYNKTSQYLHLISNTTASNPLDVWTPSSNNIKPQIGHQVALGWFRNFGPDNNVEFSAEVYYRKTENQIDYIDGADLLINEYIEGDLLSGEGRAYGLELYAKKNTGRLTGWVSYTLAKTELQTEGINRGRWYPTRYDQRHNVKLAAFYDLNDRWSLSTNFTFLTGTPTTFPTSRYQMGDYVVPYNYGDGRNNFRIPVYHRLDISATLQGKRFRRNGERRKNESYWVFSVYNLYGRKNPFSIYFTQDNDVRPGPGDLVDTQARQVSIIGNMIPAVSYNFKF, from the coding sequence ATGAACAAAATTCTATTGGCCAAACTTTTGGTTTGCCTGGCTTTTTATACGCAGGCACAAAATACCATAAGTGGCTATGTAAAAGATGCAAGTAATGGAGAAACCCTGATAGGTGCAACGGTACTTATCAAAGGGAGCTCTCAAGGTGTAATCACCAACGTGTATGGATTTTACTCCATCACACTCCCACAAGATGTTTATGAAGTAGAATACCGCTATATCGGCTATCAGCCTATTGCGCAATCTGTAGATCTATCTGAAAACAGAAGGATAGATGTAGAACTATTTTCAGATAGCCAGCAACTCGAAGAAGTGGTAATATCTGCAGAACCCGAGGACGTCAATGTTTCAGGTATTCAAATGTCTTCCAACAAATTGGATATTGAAACGATTACCAAAATCCCTTCTTTTATGGGTGAGGCAGATGTGCTCAGAAGTATCCAGATGGTGCCTGGCGTGGCTACTGTTGGAGAAGGCGCATCAGGGTTCAATGTAAGAGGAGGAAGTGTTGGCCAAAATATGGTGTTGCTCGATGAAGCTCCTGTTTATAATTCTTCGCACATGCTTGGCTTTTTCTCAGTATTTAACCCAGATGCCGTAAAAGATGTCAATTTAATTAAAGGTGGTATCCCTGCCAGATATGGTGGTCGAATATCATCTGTATTAGATATCAGAATGAAAGAAGGTAACAGTAAGGAGTTTGCCGCACAGGGTGGTATAGGAACCATTTTTAGTCGGGTGGCAGTTGAGGCACCAATTGTGAAAGACAAGGCTTCATTTATAATAGCAGCAAGAAGATCATATATCGACGTATTTGCCAAGGCATTTACTGACGCACTAGATGGAGGTGCAGCACTCAACTTCTATGATCTGACTATGAAGACCAACTGGAATATCAATGAGAAGAACAGAGTTTATCTTTCTGGTTATTTTGGAAGAGACAACTTTAAGTTTGATGCCAACCAAGGGTTCAACTGGGGAAACAAGACTGCCACCCTGAGATGGAATCATATTTTTACGGATCGAATATTTGCCAACTTCACGGCCTTTTTTAGTGATTACGATTATGTGTTGGCATTTGGTGAAGACGAGATGGACCAGTTTGACTGGAATTCCCGAATACTGAACTATGACTTTAAGCCAGAGTTTACCTACTTCGTAAATCCGAACAATGAAGTATCCTTTGGCGGGGAGTTGTTATTCCTCAAATTCGAACCGGCCAATGCGGTAGGTGTGAGTAATGGAGAGTCTCAGGACATTAGCTTACCATCTAAAAATGCACTAGAGTCGGCGCTCTATATATCGAATGATCAAAAGATTGGCCAGAGTATTCAGCTACAATATGGTTTGAGATATTCACACTTTAGTCTATTAGGTTCTGGTGTTGCATATACTTATGGAGATACGATCCCAGGTACCAGACGGCCAGTGATTGGCGCGGAGGAATTTGATAGTAGGGAATCTATTCAAAGCTATGACAATTTCGAGCCTAGATTTTCTGTAAAGTATCAACTGAATAAATACAATTCCTTCAAGGCGAGTTATAATAAAACAAGCCAGTACTTACATCTGATATCCAATACCACGGCCTCGAACCCATTGGATGTTTGGACTCCTAGTAGCAATAATATCAAACCTCAAATAGGTCATCAGGTAGCTTTGGGATGGTTTAGAAATTTTGGACCGGATAACAATGTGGAGTTTTCTGCGGAGGTCTATTACAGAAAAACCGAAAACCAGATTGACTATATCGACGGGGCGGACCTATTAATCAATGAATACATAGAAGGTGACCTTCTAAGCGGAGAAGGCCGAGCCTATGGGCTTGAATTATATGCGAAAAAGAATACTGGAAGGTTGACCGGTTGGGTGAGTTATACCCTTGCCAAAACAGAGTTGCAAACCGAAGGAATCAATAGAGGTAGATGGTATCCGACCCGTTATGATCAAAGACATAATGTGAAATTGGCGGCCTTTTATGACTTGAATGACCGGTGGAGTCTTTCTACAAACTTCACTTTCCTTACAGGTACACCTACTACCTTCCCTACCTCTCGCTACCAAATGGGAGATTATGTTGTACCCTACAACTATGGAGATGGACGAAACAATTTCAGAATACCTGTTTATCACAGATTGGATATTTCGGCGACACTACAGGGCAAACGATTTAGAAGAAACGGAGAAAGAAGGAAAAACGAAAGCTATTGGGTGTTTTCAGTGTATAACCTCTATGGTAGAAAGAACCCATTCTCCATTTATTTCACACAAGATAATGACGTAAGGCCTGGGCCGGGTGATTTGGTTGATACCCAAGCGAGACAAGTTTCCATTATTGGTAATATGATACCGGCCGTTTCTTACAACTTCAAATTTTAA
- a CDS encoding DUF4249 family protein yields the protein MKALKYINILIVGIVIMSCDDQIYPELNDAPEVVVVDAWVNNKPEDQVIKVTKTQPYFDNSESVGVTGAEVYIVDNEGTRFDFIESTNGAYVWSYSTEAFGTVGNSYTLTVVAEGNTYTSVSELNRVPTVDSVTFRYELETAFGTEEEFYIGEFWSRDPEGTGDTYWIKSFKNEQYLAKPSEINIAWDAGFSAGGAIDGLIFIPPIRDAVNPFDEDPNEEDSFLSPYEDGDSLYVEVHSITHAAHNFLTQLSIQTDRPGGFAALFDTPLSNVPTNIVNSTSDDLALGFFCVSAVEGNGKRLDISQVPKDE from the coding sequence ATGAAAGCTTTAAAATATATTAACATTCTTATCGTGGGTATAGTCATCATGTCTTGTGATGACCAGATATATCCAGAACTAAATGACGCTCCTGAGGTAGTTGTGGTCGATGCTTGGGTAAACAACAAACCAGAAGACCAGGTGATCAAAGTGACCAAAACGCAGCCCTATTTCGACAATTCAGAAAGTGTGGGTGTGACAGGAGCAGAAGTTTATATAGTCGACAATGAGGGCACTCGTTTTGATTTTATAGAATCTACTAATGGAGCGTATGTATGGTCATATAGTACAGAGGCTTTCGGCACAGTTGGCAATTCTTACACTTTGACAGTAGTTGCCGAAGGAAACACCTATACTTCCGTCTCGGAACTCAATCGGGTACCTACAGTAGATAGCGTGACGTTTAGGTATGAATTGGAGACTGCTTTTGGAACCGAAGAAGAGTTTTATATCGGAGAATTTTGGTCACGAGACCCTGAAGGAACGGGTGACACGTATTGGATTAAATCCTTCAAAAATGAACAATACTTAGCTAAACCTTCTGAAATTAATATTGCCTGGGATGCAGGCTTTTCTGCAGGAGGTGCTATTGATGGGTTGATCTTTATTCCTCCAATTCGAGATGCGGTAAATCCATTCGATGAAGACCCAAATGAAGAAGACTCTTTTCTATCACCGTATGAAGACGGAGATTCTTTATATGTAGAGGTACATTCGATTACACATGCGGCACATAATTTTTTGACGCAACTGAGTATTCAGACGGATAGACCCGGAGGGTTTGCTGCATTGTTTGATACACCGCTGAGCAACGTGCCCACAAATATTGTAAACTCCACCTCTGATGACCTTGCCTTAGGCTTCTTCTGTGTATCTGCAGTGGAGGGTAATGGCAAAAGGTTGGATATCAGTCAGGTGCCAAAAGATGAATAA
- a CDS encoding DUF3971 domain-containing protein, translating into MRLFFKITGSIAILFILPLLILELVVGFWYKNEIVDRLKILADESLESSIYFSDIGISTLPNFPHLTISIKNLSIRESGYEILKTEKIALHADLMDLYHENYSLSKIEILKPRFYAPIDSTGKKFMLRIKKKEEAKPGAKLLLDIPKIEIRDALIIVENAYKKNRVRISVDQGNFRLKSFDDLLEFKGDAVGVLDTMISRGNLNQTAVPIAAHQATFRVNTLDDKKLFDGILQLYNAQLRAYGLLKPTGNGNLLDITLEGDEARINDYLALIPQFKPLKLVQHNPDAQLTLTIRNSGFVDPVTFPNVDILFELRNAAFTRIGLSGIMDSVSFRGRFTNGKERNAKTSEMVIDFGHAKVKNSFFQIKGSISNFEDPYLNIDASSELELADLKNLLNYPDVEMSGSIKILADVDGKISELEKQGRSRRNTFNGYFKFDNINIRKKASNIKVENLSGGIGVKNKELTLSALTARFNDAKVRISGSTRNFFPLFEKKPGKTSFANLYINIDGLSVSQSDIKAFSNSDQGKANPKAFEFPPFLHLNCDVNMKEFSYEDYHAESIKLKLALNNDSLSIATSHFKLAEGDLWLGAVSRPSANTINNYNIWVKADLNHLDTKNYLSSKKSESNKEVIGSRDYSNYTIHTDIQLKNLKHNKIELSNLRILADLKEGKLKAKTFNFDFPFGKTQSSLEIDLKDSVYQVSGNSKVALHAFNIDSLKKYYNTLRPKQSSEDSLQNKKPSPFSVDRFIFHVSAPSATYQQFKINSLDANLHVRENRLRLAKSSFEMFDGVFEIDGLIRKNEAHEVKAFCNLSASNINLGDITSNVVKSKNEMFSEQHFKGNVGVSGQILLKYNHELVHQEDEMLGKVNISLSHGELIRFKPITESLKFIKQSNRDTIFLANPNLEVLFHNDEIVLPTTTFKSSLSNIEFSGYHSTEFDFGFDLQISVSDLLFKSQKKKRKEVNNEEKARFGLIKHYLQARTVDGKLQIESMKKKDYHDDLYILKRRYDQVDSTLNQMSLQIVQ; encoded by the coding sequence ATGAGATTATTCTTTAAAATTACCGGCTCCATTGCCATCCTGTTCATTCTTCCTCTTTTGATTCTAGAATTGGTGGTGGGTTTCTGGTATAAAAACGAAATTGTCGATCGGTTAAAAATTTTGGCCGATGAGAGCCTAGAATCATCCATTTATTTTTCGGATATAGGAATTAGTACTCTACCTAACTTCCCTCATCTCACCATTTCTATAAAAAATTTATCCATTCGGGAGAGCGGCTATGAAATCCTCAAAACAGAAAAAATAGCGCTTCATGCTGATCTAATGGATCTTTATCATGAAAACTATTCGCTAAGCAAAATAGAGATCCTCAAGCCTCGATTTTATGCACCGATAGATTCTACTGGCAAGAAGTTTATGCTTCGCATTAAAAAAAAGGAAGAAGCAAAACCTGGAGCCAAACTCCTGCTTGATATCCCGAAAATTGAAATAAGAGATGCTTTAATAATTGTAGAAAATGCATACAAAAAGAACAGAGTAAGGATATCTGTTGACCAGGGTAATTTTCGACTCAAGTCATTCGACGACTTGCTTGAATTCAAGGGAGATGCTGTTGGGGTGCTAGACACAATGATTTCCCGAGGAAACTTAAACCAGACCGCAGTCCCTATTGCTGCTCATCAAGCGACCTTTCGAGTAAACACTTTGGATGACAAAAAACTATTTGATGGTATTCTTCAGCTTTATAATGCTCAACTTCGAGCGTATGGTCTGTTAAAACCTACAGGCAATGGTAACCTACTAGATATTACATTGGAAGGAGATGAGGCTAGAATTAATGACTATCTGGCCCTCATTCCACAATTCAAACCACTCAAGCTGGTCCAACACAACCCGGATGCTCAACTTACTCTGACTATTCGAAATTCTGGCTTTGTAGATCCAGTCACTTTTCCTAATGTCGACATACTGTTTGAACTGCGTAACGCGGCTTTTACCAGAATTGGATTATCTGGTATAATGGACAGCGTAAGTTTTCGCGGACGTTTTACCAATGGGAAAGAACGAAATGCCAAAACAAGCGAAATGGTCATTGACTTTGGTCATGCCAAAGTGAAAAATAGCTTTTTTCAAATCAAAGGTTCTATCAGCAACTTTGAAGATCCGTATCTAAATATTGACGCGAGTTCAGAATTAGAATTAGCGGACCTAAAGAATCTATTGAATTATCCAGATGTAGAAATGTCTGGATCTATAAAAATTCTGGCCGATGTAGATGGGAAAATTTCGGAACTAGAAAAACAAGGAAGATCAAGACGAAATACCTTCAATGGTTATTTTAAATTCGACAATATCAATATTAGAAAAAAGGCGTCGAACATCAAGGTTGAAAATCTCTCAGGAGGAATTGGAGTAAAGAACAAAGAACTCACTCTATCCGCACTGACTGCTCGATTCAATGACGCCAAGGTAAGGATATCAGGCTCCACACGAAACTTTTTTCCATTGTTCGAAAAGAAGCCAGGCAAAACCTCTTTTGCCAACTTATACATAAATATAGATGGGCTGTCCGTATCCCAATCGGATATAAAGGCTTTTTCGAATAGTGATCAAGGTAAGGCCAACCCAAAAGCTTTTGAGTTTCCACCGTTTCTTCATCTCAACTGTGATGTAAACATGAAGGAGTTTTCCTACGAAGATTATCATGCTGAAAGCATCAAGCTTAAATTGGCACTCAACAACGACTCTTTATCAATAGCAACCAGTCACTTCAAGTTGGCAGAAGGTGATTTGTGGTTGGGTGCGGTATCCAGACCATCAGCTAACACCATAAATAATTACAACATCTGGGTTAAAGCTGATTTGAACCATTTGGATACGAAAAATTATTTGTCTTCAAAAAAGAGTGAGAGCAACAAAGAAGTTATTGGAAGCAGAGACTATTCGAACTATACTATCCATACTGACATACAACTCAAAAACCTAAAGCATAACAAAATAGAACTATCAAACCTTAGAATTCTTGCTGATTTAAAGGAGGGGAAACTCAAAGCCAAAACATTCAATTTTGACTTTCCATTTGGAAAAACCCAGTCAAGCTTAGAAATTGACCTCAAAGACTCTGTTTATCAAGTAAGTGGAAATTCCAAAGTGGCTCTTCACGCTTTCAATATTGATTCACTAAAAAAATACTATAACACCTTAAGGCCAAAGCAATCTTCTGAAGATTCTCTTCAAAACAAAAAGCCATCACCTTTCTCCGTAGATAGATTTATTTTTCATGTTTCAGCTCCAAGTGCGACCTATCAACAATTCAAGATAAACTCCCTTGATGCCAATCTTCATGTTCGAGAAAATCGACTGCGACTTGCTAAATCTTCTTTCGAAATGTTTGATGGGGTATTTGAAATAGATGGCCTGATTCGAAAAAACGAAGCACATGAAGTAAAAGCCTTTTGCAACCTATCTGCATCCAATATTAACTTGGGAGACATTACTTCAAATGTGGTTAAATCCAAGAACGAAATGTTTTCTGAGCAACATTTTAAAGGTAATGTAGGAGTAAGCGGCCAGATACTACTCAAGTATAACCATGAGCTTGTGCACCAGGAAGATGAGATGTTGGGGAAAGTGAATATTTCTCTGAGTCACGGAGAATTAATAAGATTCAAACCAATAACTGAATCACTCAAATTTATCAAACAATCGAATCGTGATACGATTTTTCTGGCCAACCCTAATTTGGAGGTGCTATTTCATAACGACGAGATCGTGCTACCAACTACCACATTTAAGTCTTCCTTGTCCAATATAGAATTTTCCGGTTACCATAGCACTGAGTTTGATTTTGGGTTCGACTTGCAGATTAGTGTGAGTGATTTGCTGTTTAAATCTCAAAAGAAAAAACGTAAAGAAGTCAATAATGAAGAAAAAGCCCGTTTCGGTTTAATCAAACATTACCTTCAAGCCAGAACAGTCGATGGTAAGTTGCAAATTGAATCTATGAAGAAGAAAGACTATCACGATGATCTGTATATACTAAAGAGAAGATACGACCAAGTGGATTCTACACTGAATCAAATGAGTCTGCAAATTGTGCAATAA